In Parasegetibacter sp. NRK P23, a single genomic region encodes these proteins:
- a CDS encoding TonB-dependent siderophore receptor → MKYIHPHISPVFFLLLFALKGMAQEKEQSLDSVTVFAKTWRPTENLVDTRKIPMPVTVIGKEKIRLMGSRRLDEVLREQAGLAIVSDLGAGNRATGLQMQGFSSEYISVLLNGVPLAGRNNGNLDLSRISVADIERIEIIKGASSSLFGSEALGGVINIITRQSAVDPYISTTVLHGTYNTWDATVESATGFLQQKGNIHASGNFYRTNGFNVNPYLEKGSQTAPPYNNASFQLRAGYHFSERTELIFSGRYAGRQSEMTRNYGLSPYRDRLDEQDWNALLALNHTFNKQTRMAVKYYATTYQSKQDITLLQQGHSVSNTRFNEQVHRLELQSAWRSSNHALEGVAGAGGEYNATRTNTAGTDGNMYNYFVYAQLNGRLKPNLSWIAGARYDGNNLFGGSMNPSAAIKYEPLAWMSIRPSVGWGYRSPVYRQMYQVFTNIIRGYTVVGAHVFEEGIHTLKDAGMVQQVWPLAGKVAPLKPETSVSWNLGIELRPLATLELNINGFYNNIRNLISEQQVGVKTNGAQLFSYLNIARAYTAGTEMGFTWKPHSNLQVSGGYQLLYAKDRTILRDSIKNGNATVRDVPPRKAVPSDYIGLPNRSRHTASLQFFYTFQPWKITASLRGMYRSRAGFLDRDVNGFIDPYDVFINGYALFNASFQKELGKKLTLKLVVDNITDHTDYLMPAQPGRMILAGFSLNLSKEKHP, encoded by the coding sequence GTGAAGTATATACACCCACATATAAGCCCCGTGTTTTTCCTGTTGCTTTTTGCGCTGAAAGGCATGGCGCAGGAAAAAGAGCAGTCGCTGGATTCTGTGACCGTTTTTGCAAAAACCTGGCGCCCAACCGAAAACCTGGTAGATACCAGGAAGATACCCATGCCCGTTACCGTGATCGGGAAAGAAAAGATCAGGCTGATGGGCAGCAGGCGCCTCGATGAGGTGCTGCGTGAACAGGCGGGATTGGCCATTGTGAGTGATCTCGGGGCCGGAAACCGTGCAACGGGTTTACAAATGCAGGGTTTTTCTTCCGAATACATCAGTGTTTTACTCAACGGTGTTCCGTTGGCGGGAAGGAACAACGGGAACCTCGATCTGTCACGGATCAGTGTGGCTGATATTGAACGGATAGAAATCATTAAGGGCGCTTCATCCAGTTTATTTGGAAGCGAAGCGTTGGGTGGCGTCATCAATATCATCACAAGGCAAAGTGCCGTTGATCCCTACATTTCCACTACGGTATTACACGGTACTTACAATACATGGGATGCCACAGTGGAAAGCGCAACGGGTTTTCTGCAGCAAAAAGGAAACATCCACGCCTCCGGGAATTTTTACCGCACCAATGGCTTCAATGTGAACCCCTATCTCGAAAAAGGAAGCCAAACTGCGCCACCTTACAACAATGCGTCTTTCCAATTGCGTGCAGGGTATCATTTTTCTGAAAGAACAGAACTGATCTTCTCCGGAAGATATGCGGGAAGACAATCGGAAATGACCCGTAATTATGGGCTTTCACCTTACCGGGATAGGTTGGATGAACAGGACTGGAACGCTTTGCTGGCGCTGAACCATACTTTCAATAAGCAAACCAGGATGGCCGTAAAATATTATGCTACAACTTATCAATCAAAACAGGACATCACGTTGCTTCAACAGGGGCATTCCGTTTCCAACACCAGATTTAACGAGCAAGTGCATCGGCTGGAACTGCAATCGGCGTGGAGAAGCAGTAACCATGCGCTGGAAGGAGTGGCGGGGGCAGGTGGGGAATACAATGCCACCAGGACGAACACCGCCGGAACAGATGGGAACATGTACAACTATTTTGTATATGCGCAGTTGAATGGGCGATTGAAACCGAACCTGTCGTGGATAGCGGGTGCACGTTACGATGGGAATAACCTGTTCGGCGGAAGTATGAACCCCAGCGCAGCGATAAAGTATGAACCTCTTGCGTGGATGAGCATCCGTCCATCCGTGGGTTGGGGATACCGGTCCCCGGTTTACAGACAGATGTACCAGGTTTTTACCAACATCATCCGAGGGTATACCGTTGTGGGCGCTCATGTTTTTGAAGAAGGAATACATACATTAAAAGATGCCGGGATGGTACAACAGGTATGGCCCCTTGCTGGAAAAGTAGCGCCACTGAAACCCGAGACTTCCGTTTCCTGGAACCTTGGTATTGAACTGCGTCCTTTGGCCACACTGGAACTGAACATAAACGGGTTTTACAATAATATACGCAACCTCATCAGCGAACAGCAGGTGGGGGTGAAAACCAACGGCGCACAACTATTTTCTTACCTGAACATCGCCAGGGCATATACAGCGGGAACAGAAATGGGGTTTACCTGGAAGCCACATTCCAACCTCCAGGTTTCAGGAGGATACCAATTGTTGTACGCGAAGGACAGAACCATATTACGCGACTCTATAAAAAACGGCAACGCTACGGTACGCGATGTGCCACCAAGAAAAGCGGTGCCCTCCGATTATATTGGGCTTCCAAACCGCAGCAGGCACACCGCGAGCCTTCAGTTTTTCTACACCTTCCAACCATGGAAAATCACCGCTTCGCTGCGTGGCATGTACCGTAGTCGTGCCGGGTTTCTCGACAGGGACGTGAATGGCTTCATCGATCCCTATGACGTATTCATCAACGGATATGCTTTATTCAACGCCTCTTTTCAAAAAGAACTCGGTAAAAAACTGACCCTGAAACTGGTGGTGGACAACATCACCGACCACACGGATTATTTAATGCCCGCTCAACCCGGAAGAATGATACTAGCGGGATTTTCACTGAACCTTTCAAAAGAAAAACACCCATGA
- a CDS encoding AraC family transcriptional regulator yields the protein MKPYSGDTISCSFDIYGNGSEEIRERKKVMDGPMHKGFSYELGTPDGINFGYYNVFSKESGKVQIENRHPFFQISYVVRGSKTYGTGSNNTLLARMAQQQYNYLFLPQDAFQLNWPSNEQVELFELGMSPEVFSRMLPENHPLYEGYMGSMKNMIPASISQTNLPLLPRFSAILYDMLNCPLENRYKQLYVRSKATELLLFQLEQYENFSEAASSQTKELKKEEVERMYLAREIILTNLNSPCSLIDLAHQVGTNEAYLKSHFKKLFGTTVFGFVHQLKMEQARELLLNGKNVSEVAYITGYKYIPNFTKAFKKYFGVAPTRLKG from the coding sequence TTGAAACCTTATTCCGGCGATACTATTTCTTGTTCCTTTGATATTTACGGCAACGGTAGCGAAGAGATCCGTGAACGGAAGAAAGTGATGGATGGGCCGATGCACAAAGGATTCTCTTATGAACTGGGTACGCCCGATGGCATCAACTTTGGTTATTACAATGTGTTTTCAAAGGAATCCGGTAAGGTACAGATAGAGAACCGGCATCCCTTCTTCCAGATCAGTTACGTGGTGCGCGGCAGTAAGACCTACGGCACCGGCAGTAATAATACCTTGCTCGCACGCATGGCACAACAACAATACAATTATCTTTTTCTCCCTCAGGATGCCTTCCAACTGAATTGGCCCTCCAACGAGCAGGTAGAACTATTCGAACTGGGCATGAGCCCTGAAGTGTTCTCGCGCATGTTGCCTGAAAATCATCCGTTGTACGAAGGATATATGGGTAGCATGAAAAACATGATTCCTGCATCTATCAGTCAGACGAACCTCCCTTTGCTTCCCCGGTTCAGCGCTATTCTGTATGATATGCTGAATTGTCCGTTGGAGAACCGGTACAAACAATTGTATGTTCGTTCCAAAGCCACGGAGTTGTTGCTTTTCCAATTGGAGCAATACGAAAACTTCAGTGAAGCCGCATCTTCGCAAACGAAAGAGCTGAAAAAAGAAGAAGTGGAGCGCATGTACCTCGCGCGGGAGATCATATTGACCAACCTCAACAGTCCGTGCTCACTCATTGACCTCGCACACCAGGTAGGCACGAATGAGGCTTACCTGAAAAGTCATTTTAAAAAGCTATTCGGCACTACGGTATTCGGTTTTGTGCACCAGCTTAAAATGGAACAGGCGCGGGAACTGCTGCTGAACGGAAAAAATGTGTCCGAAGTGGCGTACATAACAGGCTACAAGTACATTCCCAATTTTACAAAGGCTTTTAAAAAATATTTCGGCGTGGCCCCCACCCGGTTAAAAGGGTGA
- a CDS encoding alanyl-tRNA synthetase, whose amino-acid sequence MNTTNTSRKAKIIRWVKKLGFWGFLFFLVKGLIWLALGYWVFK is encoded by the coding sequence ATGAACACCACCAACACATCCCGCAAAGCAAAAATCATCCGCTGGGTAAAAAAACTCGGCTTCTGGGGATTTCTTTTTTTCCTCGTGAAGGGCCTGATATGGCTCGCACTCGGTTATTGGGTATTTAAATAA
- a CDS encoding antibiotic biosynthesis monooxygenase gives MKKNFVAINYIDCTEAYRPRFEELFGSRAKAIDTMPGFINMHVLRPAKEGDSYLIVSYWETENAFKDWTKSEAFIKGHQRGFEDLAKAKAEGRPAPMSSSFRTYEVIAE, from the coding sequence ATGAAAAAGAATTTCGTAGCCATTAACTACATCGATTGCACCGAAGCATACCGCCCTCGTTTCGAAGAACTGTTCGGCTCCCGCGCCAAAGCCATAGACACGATGCCCGGATTCATCAACATGCACGTGTTGCGCCCTGCAAAGGAAGGAGACTCCTATCTCATCGTAAGTTATTGGGAAACAGAAAACGCATTCAAAGACTGGACAAAATCCGAAGCCTTCATTAAAGGCCACCAACGCGGGTTTGAGGACCTCGCCAAAGCAAAGGCAGAAGGAAGGCCCGCGCCCATGAGCAGTTCTTTCAGAACGTATGAGGTGATTGCGGAGTAA
- a CDS encoding HmuY family protein gives MMRKTSMQLLLRTLPVFLLLAMVSCNKDDNGGDPETPPVSDTIYGKLITVSNLAPEVTDDNDPTSTNRPPMYFSLEENKAVPAAYVKTARWDISFTEIYNSFLGGNNGGNTANLGSGGPGKGGIYMVEEPFENVLTAPDDTKFHTGKGVYGTDDSGDFGAGFGWYLYDFGGTIKGDGSYDLQHVVYPIQPRTIIVRTARGNYAKIKMLSLYKDELDPTKWRRNTPHPYFSFQYVLMKDGNKNFQIK, from the coding sequence ATGATGCGCAAAACAAGTATGCAACTGCTGTTAAGAACACTACCGGTATTCCTGCTGCTGGCAATGGTCTCCTGTAATAAAGATGATAATGGAGGCGATCCGGAAACTCCTCCCGTGAGCGATACCATTTATGGAAAACTCATCACGGTTTCCAACCTCGCGCCGGAAGTAACAGACGACAACGACCCCACTTCTACCAACCGGCCGCCGATGTATTTTAGTTTGGAAGAAAACAAAGCGGTGCCCGCGGCTTATGTGAAAACCGCCCGCTGGGATATTTCCTTCACAGAAATCTACAATAGTTTCCTGGGCGGAAACAATGGCGGAAACACGGCCAATCTTGGAAGCGGCGGCCCGGGGAAAGGAGGAATTTACATGGTGGAAGAACCCTTTGAAAATGTGCTAACCGCGCCTGATGATACAAAGTTCCACACCGGAAAAGGCGTTTACGGCACCGATGATTCCGGTGATTTCGGCGCGGGCTTTGGCTGGTACCTCTACGATTTCGGCGGCACCATCAAAGGCGATGGAAGCTACGACCTGCAACACGTGGTATATCCTATTCAGCCACGCACCATCATTGTGCGTACCGCCCGCGGTAATTACGCCAAAATAAAAATGCTGAGTCTGTACAAAGATGAACTGGACCCAACGAAGTGGAGAAGGAACACCCCGCACCCCTACTTCAGTTTTCAATATGTACTCATGAAAGACGGCAACAAAAATTTCCAGATCAAATAA
- a CDS encoding DUF5018 domain-containing protein, which translates to MKAGIVLPVIITYFFLSSCKKENPDYPYNEITSFEVKIDEDNALKAALEGNEIILYWPPFQAEPDSIAPEISVSDRAKISPASGEKIPFTDGFTYHVTAQNGSVQSFTLKISANVPDPGFYFNNPATNGVYTIRYEQDFPYIRGYYIIPDTTKTKVYISNSKVGEINMTPFITSLAQIRLTFNIPTSVDTGLYNIRVVSGKVAFEPEEKLYIYYHEPGISWPYTTELKTRATVTFNTKIGMYAEGPTKIEKVRLRSATDSTLHELELVLVEEGKITVKIPDQFPTGIYNGIELTSPAFPNGFMNDILNARRRFVVSN; encoded by the coding sequence TTGAAAGCAGGAATAGTATTGCCTGTAATAATCACTTACTTTTTTCTTTCTTCCTGCAAGAAAGAGAATCCTGATTATCCTTACAACGAAATCACATCCTTCGAAGTTAAAATAGACGAGGATAATGCGCTGAAGGCCGCGTTGGAAGGGAACGAAATAATTTTATACTGGCCGCCGTTCCAAGCTGAGCCGGATTCGATTGCACCGGAAATAAGCGTTTCTGACCGTGCGAAAATCAGTCCCGCAAGTGGAGAAAAAATTCCTTTTACTGATGGATTTACTTACCATGTTACCGCTCAGAACGGTAGCGTTCAGTCTTTTACATTGAAAATATCGGCCAATGTTCCTGATCCTGGTTTCTACTTTAACAACCCGGCTACAAACGGGGTTTATACTATTCGGTACGAACAAGATTTCCCATATATCAGAGGCTACTATATCATTCCTGATACCACAAAAACAAAGGTATATATCTCTAATTCAAAAGTTGGGGAAATCAATATGACTCCGTTTATTACAAGTCTTGCTCAGATTCGTTTGACATTTAACATCCCGACTTCAGTTGATACCGGCTTGTACAATATCAGGGTGGTTTCCGGTAAAGTTGCATTCGAGCCGGAAGAAAAACTTTACATCTATTACCACGAACCAGGGATAAGCTGGCCCTATACAACCGAATTGAAAACACGTGCCACGGTAACCTTTAACACTAAAATTGGTATGTATGCTGAAGGCCCTACCAAAATAGAAAAAGTACGGCTTCGTTCCGCTACCGATAGTACGCTCCATGAACTGGAACTGGTATTGGTGGAAGAAGGAAAAATAACCGTGAAGATACCCGATCAGTTTCCAACCGGAATTTATAATGGCATTGAACTCACATCTCCGGCGTTTCCCAATGGCTTCATGAATGATATTCTGAATGCCCGGAGGAGATTCGTTGTTTCCAACTGA
- a CDS encoding SRPBCC domain-containing protein, which translates to MENFNWTSFTLRIAIKAPMQQLYNAWAQPSAITKWFLETASNTSAEGILLDASLPARAGDTYQWTWFVYDEVEKGHFLEANGVNNLKFSFAGPCIVEIALREEYEYTVVTLTQSNIPTDDASKKNIRLGCHDGWSFYLVNLKSVYEGGIDLRNKDTRFPPMLNN; encoded by the coding sequence ATGGAAAATTTCAACTGGACCAGTTTCACGCTTCGCATCGCTATCAAGGCGCCCATGCAGCAATTGTACAATGCGTGGGCCCAACCTTCAGCAATCACAAAATGGTTTCTGGAAACAGCCAGCAATACATCCGCAGAAGGAATACTACTTGATGCATCGCTACCAGCCAGGGCAGGAGATACTTATCAATGGACCTGGTTCGTTTATGATGAAGTGGAGAAAGGACATTTCCTGGAAGCGAATGGTGTAAACAACCTGAAATTTTCTTTTGCCGGCCCCTGTATTGTGGAGATTGCCCTGCGGGAAGAATACGAATACACCGTGGTAACGCTCACGCAATCCAACATTCCTACCGATGATGCTTCCAAAAAGAACATCCGCCTGGGTTGCCACGATGGCTGGAGTTTTTACCTGGTGAACCTGAAATCTGTTTATGAAGGCGGCATTGATCTTCGCAACAAAGACACGCGTTTCCCGCCCATGCTCAACAACTAA
- a CDS encoding diacylglycerol kinase family protein, with product MRLLFIINPASGANNKNWESIVRDWFGGKEHVLAFHTIDTSTDNEPAILQQIKDFAPERIVAAGGDGTIKMMAGLLKQEHITTPLAILPTGSANGMATELGIPSNINDALELVVSGDARPLDLVCVNGEWCIHLSDMGWNATILRHFEQIPQRGMLGYARALFKMIGTRIYMPLTIRADGRLLQRKALMIVVANAARYGTGAVINPQGKPDDGLFELVIVRRMAFRELISMMITRKPFDPSAIEIISCRNAKIEAKKAYPFQVDGEYLGKQKRISAEIHPASVMVVRP from the coding sequence ATGCGCCTATTGTTCATTATAAATCCCGCTTCCGGAGCCAACAATAAGAATTGGGAATCCATTGTTCGGGACTGGTTCGGGGGGAAGGAGCATGTGCTCGCCTTCCACACCATTGATACTTCAACGGACAATGAGCCTGCTATCCTACAGCAAATAAAGGATTTCGCACCTGAACGGATTGTGGCCGCCGGAGGCGATGGTACCATCAAAATGATGGCGGGATTGCTGAAACAGGAACATATTACAACCCCGCTGGCCATTCTTCCCACTGGATCGGCTAACGGAATGGCCACTGAACTGGGTATTCCTTCCAATATTAACGATGCACTGGAACTGGTTGTTTCCGGCGATGCCCGTCCGCTGGACCTGGTTTGTGTAAACGGCGAATGGTGCATTCACCTCAGCGATATGGGTTGGAATGCCACAATACTCCGGCATTTTGAGCAGATACCACAACGGGGCATGCTCGGGTATGCAAGGGCGTTGTTCAAAATGATCGGTACGCGTATTTACATGCCGCTCACCATTCGTGCAGACGGCCGTTTATTGCAACGGAAAGCACTGATGATTGTAGTGGCAAATGCAGCACGCTATGGAACGGGAGCCGTTATAAATCCCCAGGGCAAACCGGATGATGGGCTATTTGAACTGGTGATTGTAAGAAGAATGGCTTTCCGGGAACTGATATCGATGATGATCACCCGCAAACCCTTTGACCCCTCGGCCATCGAAATCATCTCTTGCAGGAACGCGAAGATTGAGGCGAAGAAAGCCTATCCTTTCCAGGTGGACGGAGAATACCTGGGAAAACAGAAGCGCATTTCAGCGGAAATACATCCCGCTTCAGTGATGGTGGTGCGGCCTTAG
- a CDS encoding App1 family protein, whose translation MQNNTNRKGFIKRGLVVRVYRGFGHKNRMQVFGHVLFSRKERKRKKKRLLGNMKALLDLFFVKPVSKAEVVLEWEGKQVSTLTEEDGFFRLEWESEESVPAGEHKVQVRYKNGKQVLSGEGSVIVPHVTQLGIISDIDDTLLISHSSTIIKRLLTLFRHHAGSRRAFEGVADFYRKLQYTDTDKENPNPFFYVSSSEWNLYPYLQVFFDVHKFPRGVFLLNQLKRWYNLLASGQTKHSGKFVRIIRIMEAFPKQSFLLIGDNTQQDPEIYAAVAAYFPQRVKAVFIRMVLPGKKRVTEAQLKVVKDLNIPYCIFRDTPEAEVFAQQHGLLPGIV comes from the coding sequence ATGCAAAACAACACCAACCGGAAAGGGTTTATAAAAAGGGGACTCGTTGTAAGAGTGTACCGGGGATTCGGTCATAAGAACCGGATGCAGGTGTTCGGCCATGTGTTGTTTTCCCGCAAAGAGCGCAAAAGAAAGAAGAAAAGGTTGCTCGGAAACATGAAGGCCCTGCTGGACCTTTTTTTCGTGAAACCAGTCTCTAAAGCAGAAGTGGTATTGGAATGGGAAGGGAAACAGGTGAGCACATTAACAGAGGAAGATGGTTTTTTCCGGTTGGAATGGGAGTCTGAGGAATCCGTGCCTGCGGGCGAACACAAGGTGCAGGTGAGGTATAAGAACGGTAAACAGGTCCTTTCAGGGGAAGGCTCGGTAATTGTACCGCACGTTACGCAATTGGGCATTATCTCCGATATCGATGATACGCTACTGATCTCTCATTCTTCCACCATCATTAAAAGACTGCTCACGCTTTTCAGGCACCACGCGGGCTCGCGCAGGGCATTTGAAGGCGTGGCTGATTTCTACCGCAAACTTCAATACACAGATACCGATAAGGAGAATCCCAATCCCTTCTTTTATGTGTCCAGCAGCGAATGGAACCTATACCCCTACCTGCAGGTGTTCTTCGATGTACACAAATTTCCGAGAGGTGTTTTCCTGCTCAACCAGTTGAAGCGCTGGTATAACCTCCTGGCTTCAGGACAAACCAAACACAGCGGAAAATTCGTCCGCATCATCCGTATTATGGAAGCTTTTCCCAAACAATCCTTCCTGCTCATCGGTGATAACACCCAGCAGGACCCTGAGATTTACGCGGCGGTAGCGGCGTATTTTCCCCAGCGGGTGAAGGCCGTTTTTATCCGTATGGTATTGCCGGGAAAAAAACGGGTAACTGAAGCACAACTCAAAGTGGTAAAGGATCTCAATATTCCCTATTGCATTTTCAGGGACACGCCCGAAGCAGAGGTGTTCGCCCAACAACATGGACTGTTACCAGGAATCGTGTAG
- a CDS encoding DinB family protein: MKRSAIVPMPEFFDRYINLVEDVPVVEALTASAQVFPVADMPKIYALGDKVYAPGKWTIKDVVQHIIDNERIQAYRALRFARNDASLLPGYDEEPYAKEARAERRSLEELLEEFEVTRRSNILLFSSFTEEMLLRKGICFGKEMSVLALGFVLAGHQEHHVRIVRERYFPLV, from the coding sequence ATGAAAAGAAGTGCTATCGTTCCGATGCCGGAATTTTTTGACCGGTACATCAATCTCGTGGAAGATGTTCCTGTTGTTGAGGCGTTAACAGCAAGCGCCCAGGTATTCCCGGTTGCCGATATGCCAAAGATTTATGCGCTGGGCGATAAAGTGTACGCACCCGGCAAATGGACCATTAAAGATGTGGTGCAGCACATCATCGACAACGAACGCATACAGGCGTACAGGGCATTACGTTTTGCGCGCAACGATGCTTCGCTGTTGCCCGGTTATGATGAGGAACCGTATGCAAAAGAGGCGCGTGCCGAAAGAAGGAGCCTGGAAGAATTGCTGGAAGAATTTGAAGTAACCCGCCGCTCCAACATTTTATTGTTCAGCAGTTTTACGGAAGAAATGCTTTTACGGAAGGGAATTTGTTTTGGAAAAGAAATGAGTGTACTCGCATTGGGCTTTGTGCTGGCCGGGCACCAGGAACATCATGTACGTATAGTGCGCGAAAGGTATTTTCCATTGGTATAG